A single genomic interval of Brevundimonas diminuta harbors:
- a CDS encoding serine hydrolase domain-containing protein, whose amino-acid sequence MTDLIDIHGVCAPGFEAVRDAFAANFTEAPEGLNEQAARFSVLVEGEAVVDLWAGHADTARTTPFTDTTLTSVFSTGKAVMAILMASAVEAGQIDYDQTVASLWPEFSAAGKADVTVAQLMSHQSGLPGFSEAVDPTIWFDVSAVLARLAAQAPMWAPGTASGYHPITVGYLANEVYRRATGRTMGQALRQDFPDLDLWIGLPESEHERVAQMRKPTAAPSLGTIDPIKQAAFLDRGSAPGGRGSAAWREMEIPSANLHGSALGLAKMLGAVANGGALGGRSVLSAGTLDQLTRERIHGPDKVLPYTISWAAGLMRNDGLKVFGPNDAFGHYGWGGSMAMADPSRKLSAAYVMTRQSPHLIGDPRPKRLLDALYAAF is encoded by the coding sequence ATGACCGATCTCATCGACATCCACGGCGTCTGCGCACCCGGTTTTGAGGCCGTGCGCGACGCGTTCGCCGCCAACTTCACCGAGGCGCCCGAGGGGCTGAACGAGCAGGCGGCGCGGTTCAGCGTGCTGGTCGAAGGCGAGGCGGTCGTCGACCTGTGGGCGGGCCATGCGGATACGGCCAGGACGACGCCGTTCACCGATACGACCCTGACCTCGGTGTTTTCGACCGGCAAGGCGGTGATGGCCATTCTGATGGCGAGCGCGGTCGAGGCCGGGCAGATCGACTATGACCAGACGGTCGCCTCGCTGTGGCCCGAGTTCAGCGCGGCGGGCAAGGCGGACGTCACCGTCGCTCAGCTGATGAGCCACCAGTCGGGGCTGCCGGGCTTTTCCGAGGCGGTCGATCCGACGATATGGTTCGATGTGTCCGCGGTGCTGGCGCGTCTGGCGGCCCAGGCGCCGATGTGGGCGCCGGGCACGGCGTCTGGCTATCACCCGATCACCGTCGGCTATCTGGCCAATGAGGTCTATCGCCGGGCGACCGGGAGGACGATGGGCCAGGCGCTCCGTCAGGACTTCCCCGACTTGGACTTGTGGATCGGCCTGCCGGAAAGCGAGCATGAACGGGTGGCGCAGATGCGCAAGCCCACGGCGGCGCCCAGCCTGGGAACCATCGATCCGATCAAACAGGCGGCCTTCCTGGATCGCGGCTCGGCGCCGGGCGGGCGCGGTTCGGCGGCCTGGCGCGAGATGGAGATCCCCTCGGCCAATCTGCACGGCAGCGCCTTGGGGCTGGCGAAGATGCTGGGCGCGGTCGCCAATGGCGGCGCGCTGGGCGGCCGGTCGGTGCTGTCGGCGGGAACACTGGATCAGCTGACGCGCGAGCGCATCCACGGGCCGGACAAGGTGCTGCCCTATACGATCAGCTGGGCGGCGGGGCTGATGCGCAATGACGGGCTGAAGGTGTTCGGGCCGAACGACGCCTTCGGCCATTATGGCTGGGGCGGGTCGATGGCCATGGCGGATCCGTCGCGGAAGCTGTCGGCGGCCTATGTGATGACGCGCCAGTCGCCGCACCTGATCGGCGACCCCCGGCCCAAACGGTTGCTGGACGCGCTTTACGCCGCTTTCTGA
- a CDS encoding DHA2 family efflux MFS transporter permease subunit, which yields MTTAQPGPCEGGQVHAAAEPAHPLSAARKRWVLAATVLGSSLTFIDGSALGVALPAVQRDLAAGTAAVQWVSNAYLLTLGALVLIGGAAGDRFGRRRVFLIGVAIFALASIGCALAPTVQALVAGRAIQGIGAALLTPGALAVIGATFPPEERGKAFGTWAGFGALTGMVGPLIGGWLADAADWRAIFWINVPLAILTAVVTLTATPESRDPDARGLDGLGAVLAVAGLGALTWALTAAPDLGFASPVILAGLVGGAALLAAFVWAEARQSHPMMPLGLFSSSVFSGINLLTLLLYFALGGAMFFLPFDLIRVHGWSATEAGAAMLPFAAVMGLFSGLAGRVADRFGARLSLSVGPALAGIGLALLAVPAPGAGYVDGPLAGMTVLAIGMTLAVGPLTATVMGAVKAGHTGVASGVNNAVARVASLLAVALLGLVLSAVFAGVANLPDARAQLAQVMSGGEITPVVRDAFHAAFRAVILTCAACAGLAGLIGLLTAPGQAQKAA from the coding sequence ATGACGACCGCCCAACCGGGCCCTTGCGAAGGCGGACAGGTCCACGCCGCCGCCGAACCGGCCCATCCGCTGTCGGCAGCGCGCAAACGCTGGGTGCTGGCTGCGACGGTGCTGGGCTCCAGCCTGACCTTCATCGACGGCTCAGCGCTGGGCGTCGCCCTGCCCGCCGTGCAGCGGGATCTCGCGGCCGGCACTGCGGCGGTCCAGTGGGTGTCGAACGCCTATCTGCTGACGCTTGGCGCCCTGGTTCTGATCGGCGGCGCGGCCGGCGATCGGTTTGGCCGTCGGCGGGTCTTTCTGATCGGGGTCGCGATCTTCGCCCTGGCCTCCATCGGCTGCGCCCTGGCCCCCACCGTCCAGGCTCTGGTCGCCGGCCGGGCGATCCAGGGGATCGGCGCGGCCCTGCTGACGCCCGGCGCCCTGGCGGTGATCGGCGCGACCTTCCCGCCCGAGGAGCGCGGCAAGGCCTTTGGAACCTGGGCCGGGTTCGGGGCCCTGACCGGCATGGTCGGGCCGCTGATCGGGGGCTGGCTGGCCGACGCCGCCGACTGGCGCGCCATCTTCTGGATCAATGTCCCGCTGGCGATCCTGACCGCCGTCGTGACCCTGACCGCCACGCCCGAGAGCCGCGATCCCGACGCGCGCGGTCTGGACGGTCTGGGCGCGGTTCTGGCCGTCGCCGGCCTGGGCGCCCTGACCTGGGCCCTGACCGCCGCGCCCGATCTGGGGTTCGCATCGCCCGTGATCCTGGCCGGACTGGTCGGGGGCGCGGCGCTGCTGGCCGCCTTCGTCTGGGCCGAGGCGCGCCAGAGCCACCCGATGATGCCGCTGGGCCTGTTTTCGTCCTCGGTATTCAGCGGGATCAATTTGCTGACCCTGCTGCTCTATTTCGCCTTGGGCGGGGCGATGTTCTTCCTGCCCTTCGATCTGATCCGCGTTCACGGCTGGAGCGCGACCGAGGCCGGCGCGGCCATGCTGCCCTTCGCCGCCGTCATGGGCCTGTTCTCCGGCCTGGCGGGACGGGTCGCCGATCGGTTTGGCGCGCGTCTGTCGCTCAGCGTCGGGCCGGCCCTGGCCGGGATCGGACTGGCGCTCCTCGCCGTGCCTGCGCCGGGCGCGGGCTATGTCGACGGACCGCTGGCGGGGATGACGGTGCTGGCGATCGGCATGACCCTGGCGGTCGGGCCGCTAACGGCGACGGTCATGGGAGCGGTCAAGGCGGGCCACACCGGCGTGGCCTCGGGCGTCAACAATGCTGTGGCGCGCGTGGCCAGCCTTCTGGCCGTCGCCCTCCTGGGCCTGGTGCTGTCGGCGGTCTTCGCCGGGGTCGCCAACCTGCCTGACGCGCGCGCCCAGCTGGCCCAGGTCATGTCGGGCGGCGAGATCACGCCGGTCGTGCGCGACGCTTTCCATGCGGCGTTCCGGGCCGTGATCCTGACATGCGCCGCTTGCGCGGGCTTGGCCGGCCTGATCGGCCTGCTGACCGCGCCCGGCCAGGCTCAGAAAGCGGCGTAA
- a CDS encoding ATP synthase F1 subunit epsilon produces the protein MAGKLNFSLVSPEREVFSGLVDQVDAPGVEGDFGVLPDHAPFMTALREGLVTVYNNGSKTQYDVHGGFADVNGEGLTILAEQATEVVAA, from the coding sequence ATGGCCGGCAAGCTGAACTTCTCTCTCGTCTCGCCGGAACGCGAGGTCTTTTCCGGCCTCGTGGACCAGGTCGATGCACCGGGCGTCGAGGGCGACTTCGGCGTTCTGCCGGACCATGCGCCCTTCATGACCGCCCTGCGCGAGGGTCTGGTGACCGTCTATAACAACGGCTCAAAGACCCAGTACGACGTTCACGGCGGCTTCGCTGACGTGAACGGCGAAGGCCTGACCATTCTGGCCGAACAGGCCACCGAGGTCGTCGCGGCCTGA
- the atpA gene encoding F0F1 ATP synthase subunit alpha yields the protein MDIRAAEISAILKSQIANFGVEADVSDVGSVLSVGDGIARIHGLDNVQAGEMVEFTKAGVKGMALNLERDNVGAVIFGADAAIAEGDDVRRLGEIVDVPVGRGLLGRVVNPLGEPIDGKGPIEFTERRRVDVKAPGIIPRKSVHEPMQTGLKAIDTLIPVGRGQRELIIGDRQVGKTAVAIDTILNQKNVNKTDDESAKLYCIYVAIGQKRSTVAQIVKTLEESGALEYTIVVACTASEPAPLQFLAPFAGTAMGEFFRDNGMHALIVYDDLSKQAVAYRQMSLLLRRPPGREAYPGDVFYLHSRLLERSAKLNEDYGSGSMTALPIIETQANDVSAYIPTNVISITDGQIFLESDLFYQGIRPAVNVGISVSRVGSSAQTKAMKKVAGSIKGELAQYREMAAFAKFGSDLDASTQKLLARGARLTELLKQPQYSPLAMEEQVVSVYAGTRGYIDGIAVGDVGRFEKELLARIHANHASLLEGLRTKKDLTSDLEAELKDILAAFVKTFA from the coding sequence ATGGACATCCGCGCCGCTGAAATCTCGGCCATCCTCAAGTCGCAGATCGCCAACTTCGGCGTCGAAGCCGATGTCTCCGACGTCGGCAGCGTGCTGTCGGTCGGCGACGGCATCGCCCGCATCCACGGTCTGGACAATGTCCAGGCCGGCGAAATGGTCGAGTTCACCAAGGCCGGCGTGAAGGGCATGGCCCTGAACCTGGAACGCGACAATGTGGGCGCCGTGATCTTCGGCGCCGACGCCGCCATCGCCGAGGGCGACGACGTGCGCCGCCTGGGCGAGATCGTGGACGTGCCGGTCGGCCGCGGCCTGCTGGGCCGCGTCGTCAACCCGCTGGGCGAGCCGATCGACGGCAAGGGCCCGATCGAGTTCACCGAGCGTCGCCGCGTGGACGTCAAGGCGCCCGGCATCATCCCGCGCAAGTCGGTTCACGAGCCGATGCAGACCGGCCTGAAGGCCATCGACACCCTGATCCCCGTCGGCCGCGGCCAGCGCGAGCTGATCATCGGCGACCGTCAGGTCGGCAAGACCGCCGTCGCCATCGACACCATCCTGAACCAGAAGAACGTCAACAAGACCGACGACGAGAGCGCCAAGCTCTACTGCATCTACGTCGCCATCGGTCAGAAGCGTTCGACCGTCGCCCAGATCGTCAAGACCCTCGAAGAGTCCGGCGCGCTGGAATACACGATCGTCGTGGCCTGCACCGCCTCGGAGCCGGCCCCGCTGCAGTTCCTGGCTCCGTTCGCCGGCACCGCCATGGGCGAGTTCTTCCGCGACAACGGCATGCACGCCCTGATCGTCTATGATGACCTGTCCAAGCAGGCCGTGGCCTATCGCCAGATGTCGCTGCTGCTGCGCCGTCCGCCCGGCCGTGAAGCCTATCCGGGCGACGTCTTCTATCTGCACAGCCGCCTGCTGGAGCGTTCGGCCAAGCTGAACGAGGATTACGGTTCGGGCTCGATGACCGCCCTGCCGATCATCGAAACCCAGGCCAACGACGTTTCGGCCTACATTCCCACCAACGTGATCTCGATCACCGACGGCCAGATCTTCCTGGAATCGGACCTCTTCTATCAGGGCATCCGTCCGGCCGTGAACGTCGGCATCTCGGTGTCGCGCGTCGGCTCGTCGGCCCAGACCAAGGCGATGAAGAAGGTCGCCGGTTCGATCAAGGGCGAACTGGCCCAGTATCGCGAGATGGCCGCCTTCGCCAAGTTCGGCTCGGACCTGGACGCCTCGACCCAGAAGCTGCTGGCGCGCGGCGCCCGTCTGACGGAACTGCTGAAGCAGCCGCAATATTCGCCGCTGGCGATGGAAGAGCAGGTCGTCTCGGTCTACGCCGGCACGCGCGGCTATATCGACGGCATCGCCGTCGGCGACGTGGGTCGTTTCGAGAAGGAGCTGCTGGCGCGCATCCATGCGAACCACGCCTCCTTGCTGGAAGGCCTCCGCACCAAGAAGGACCTGACCTCGGACCTCGAAGCCGAGCTGAAGGACATCCTGGCCGCCTTCGTCAAGACCTTCGCCTGA
- a CDS encoding F0F1 ATP synthase subunit gamma, which produces MASLKEMRNRIGSVKATQKITKAMQMVAAAKLKRAQDQAESARPYAQKMASVIANLAAGVSGADAPKLLAGTGQDQRHLIVVATADKGLAGGFSTNVIRAARERINSLINAGKDVKIIAVGKKSRDQLARLYGDKVIHTFELSEHKTVGLPSAQPVAEMIATAFEEGQADVVTLFYSQFKSVIQQVPTGKQLIPAVVDGDAQPIDLNGAVYEYEPSEEEILETLLPRALTTQILAALYENQAGFFGSQMAAMDNATRNAGDLINALTLQYNRKRQAQITTELIEIIAGAEAL; this is translated from the coding sequence ATGGCCAGCCTCAAGGAAATGCGCAATCGGATCGGAAGCGTGAAAGCCACGCAGAAGATCACGAAAGCCATGCAGATGGTCGCCGCGGCCAAGCTGAAGCGCGCCCAGGACCAGGCCGAAAGCGCCCGGCCCTATGCGCAGAAGATGGCCTCGGTCATCGCCAATCTGGCCGCCGGCGTCTCGGGCGCCGACGCGCCCAAGCTGCTGGCCGGCACGGGCCAGGATCAGCGCCATCTGATCGTGGTGGCGACGGCGGACAAGGGTCTGGCGGGCGGTTTCTCGACCAACGTCATCCGCGCCGCGCGCGAGCGGATCAACAGCCTGATCAACGCCGGCAAGGACGTGAAGATCATCGCCGTCGGCAAGAAGTCGCGCGACCAGCTGGCGCGTCTGTACGGCGACAAGGTGATCCACACCTTCGAACTGAGCGAGCACAAGACCGTCGGCCTGCCGTCAGCCCAGCCGGTCGCCGAAATGATCGCCACGGCGTTCGAAGAGGGTCAGGCCGATGTGGTCACCCTGTTCTACAGCCAGTTCAAGTCGGTGATCCAACAGGTCCCGACTGGCAAGCAGCTGATCCCGGCCGTGGTTGATGGCGATGCCCAGCCGATCGACCTGAACGGCGCGGTCTATGAATACGAGCCCTCGGAAGAGGAAATCCTGGAAACCCTGCTGCCGCGCGCGCTGACGACCCAGATCCTGGCCGCGCTGTATGAGAACCAGGCCGGCTTCTTCGGCTCGCAGATGGCGGCGATGGACAACGCGACGCGTAATGCGGGCGACCTCATCAACGCCCTGACGCTGCAGTACAACCGCAAGCGCCAAGCCCAGATCACCACCGAGCTGATCGAGATCATCGCCGGCGCCGAAGCCCTCTGA
- the atpD gene encoding F0F1 ATP synthase subunit beta has product MTDTVAAKKPAARKPAAKKAAPDAAPVNAAGTGKIAQVIGAVVDVEFDGQLPAILNALHTQNVDQKTGEPFTLVLEVAQHLGENMVRTIAMDTTEGLTRGQPVTDTGSSIQAPVGPGTLGRIMNVVGQPIDEQGPIKTDLYRPIHREAPSFEEQSTSSEILVTGIKVIDLMCPYTKGGKTGLFGGAGVGKTVTMQELINNIAKAYGGYSVLAGVGERTREGNDLYHEMIESNVNVDPTKNGGSTEGSKCALVYGQMNEPPGARARVALTGLAQAEYFRDEEGKDVLLFVDNIFRFTQAGSEMSALLGRIPSAVGYQPTLATEMGNLQERITSTKKGSITSIQAIYVPADDLTDPAPAASFAHLDAKTVLSRDIAAQAIFPAVDPLDSTSRIMDPLVIGEEHYNVARSVQEVLQSYKGLKDIIAILGMDELSEEDKLVVARARKISRFLSQPFFVAEQFTGSPGKFVSLEDTIRSFKGIVAGDYDHLPEAAFYMVGSIEEAVAKAEKMASEA; this is encoded by the coding sequence ATGACCGACACCGTCGCCGCCAAGAAACCCGCAGCCCGCAAGCCCGCCGCCAAGAAGGCCGCTCCGGACGCCGCTCCCGTCAACGCCGCCGGCACGGGCAAGATCGCCCAGGTCATCGGCGCCGTCGTGGACGTCGAGTTCGACGGCCAGCTGCCGGCGATCCTGAACGCCCTGCACACCCAGAACGTCGACCAGAAGACGGGCGAGCCCTTCACACTGGTGCTGGAAGTCGCCCAGCACCTGGGTGAGAACATGGTCCGCACCATCGCCATGGACACGACCGAAGGCCTGACGCGCGGCCAGCCCGTGACAGACACCGGTTCGTCGATCCAGGCGCCCGTCGGCCCCGGCACCCTGGGCCGCATTATGAACGTCGTCGGCCAGCCGATCGACGAACAGGGCCCCATCAAGACCGACCTGTATCGCCCGATCCACCGCGAGGCGCCGTCGTTCGAAGAACAATCCACCTCGTCGGAAATCCTGGTCACGGGCATCAAGGTCATCGACCTGATGTGCCCCTACACCAAGGGCGGCAAGACCGGCCTGTTCGGCGGCGCCGGCGTGGGCAAGACCGTCACCATGCAGGAACTGATCAACAACATCGCCAAGGCGTACGGCGGTTATTCGGTTCTGGCCGGCGTGGGCGAGCGCACCCGCGAAGGCAACGACCTGTATCACGAAATGATCGAGTCCAACGTGAACGTGGACCCGACCAAGAACGGCGGCTCGACCGAAGGCTCCAAGTGCGCCCTGGTTTACGGCCAGATGAACGAGCCCCCCGGCGCCCGCGCCCGCGTGGCCCTGACCGGCCTGGCCCAGGCGGAATATTTCCGCGACGAAGAGGGCAAGGACGTTCTGCTGTTCGTCGACAACATCTTCCGCTTCACGCAGGCCGGTTCGGAAATGTCGGCTCTCTTGGGCCGCATCCCCTCGGCCGTGGGCTATCAGCCGACGCTGGCCACCGAGATGGGCAACCTGCAAGAGCGCATCACCTCGACCAAGAAGGGTTCGATCACCTCGATCCAGGCCATCTACGTCCCGGCCGACGACCTGACCGACCCGGCGCCCGCCGCCTCGTTCGCCCACTTGGACGCCAAGACCGTTCTGTCGCGTGACATCGCCGCCCAGGCCATCTTCCCGGCCGTGGACCCGCTGGACTCGACCTCGCGGATCATGGACCCGCTGGTCATCGGTGAAGAGCACTACAACGTCGCCCGTTCGGTCCAGGAAGTCCTGCAGTCCTACAAGGGCCTGAAGGACATCATCGCCATCCTGGGCATGGACGAGCTGTCCGAAGAGGACAAGCTGGTCGTGGCCCGCGCCCGCAAGATCAGCCGCTTCCTGTCGCAGCCCTTCTTCGTGGCCGAGCAGTTCACCGGTTCGCCCGGCAAGTTCGTCTCGCTGGAAGACACGATCCGTTCGTTCAAGGGCATCGTCGCCGGCGACTACGACCACCTGCCGGAAGCCGCCTTCTACATGGTCGGCTCCATCGAAGAGGCCGTCGCCAAGGCCGAGAAGATGGCGTCGGAAGCCTGA
- the rarD gene encoding EamA family transporter RarD — protein sequence MSATPSPNDPRAVGTAIACYTLWGLLPLLFMAMAAHGFGAPEILAHRAVWSVFVAGLVLLLAGQWGEARRVLATPRTLAWLALSALLIGTNWSLYVFATTHHATLEASLGYYINPLLNMAAGAVLFREKIDRWSALAIGLAAIGVVIQTIALGHVPIIGLTLAVTFCAYAVIRKRVPASAQTGLFVECLVLLPIGAVFLAWLTTHGQAVGFASPSGLIWALVNGPATVIPLALFAWSARRLPLSTVGFIQFLAPTLQFACGVATGEPLTLLRIVSFVFIWAGAGVFALAAFNRSRAAREALKTTAEPA from the coding sequence ATGAGCGCCACCCCCTCTCCCAACGACCCCCGCGCCGTCGGCACGGCCATCGCCTGCTACACCCTGTGGGGGCTGCTGCCGCTGCTCTTCATGGCGATGGCCGCGCACGGCTTCGGCGCGCCCGAAATCCTGGCGCACCGGGCGGTCTGGTCGGTCTTCGTGGCGGGCCTGGTCCTGCTGCTGGCCGGGCAATGGGGAGAGGCGCGCCGCGTGCTGGCCACGCCGCGCACCCTGGCCTGGCTGGCCCTGTCCGCGCTGCTGATCGGCACGAACTGGAGCCTCTACGTCTTCGCCACCACGCACCATGCGACGCTGGAGGCCAGCCTCGGCTACTATATCAATCCCCTGCTCAACATGGCGGCCGGCGCCGTGCTGTTCCGCGAGAAGATCGACCGCTGGAGCGCGCTCGCCATCGGTCTGGCCGCCATCGGGGTCGTGATCCAGACCATCGCCCTGGGCCATGTGCCGATCATCGGCCTGACCCTGGCCGTCACCTTCTGCGCCTATGCGGTGATCCGTAAGCGCGTGCCCGCCTCGGCCCAGACCGGTCTGTTCGTGGAATGTCTGGTGCTGCTCCCCATCGGTGCGGTCTTCCTGGCCTGGTTGACCACCCACGGTCAGGCGGTCGGGTTCGCCTCGCCGTCCGGACTGATATGGGCGCTGGTGAACGGCCCGGCGACCGTGATCCCGCTGGCGCTGTTCGCTTGGTCGGCGCGGCGCCTGCCCCTGTCCACGGTGGGTTTCATCCAGTTCCTGGCCCCGACGCTGCAGTTTGCCTGCGGCGTCGCGACCGGCGAGCCGCTGACCCTGCTGCGGATCGTCTCCTTCGTCTTCATCTGGGCCGGCGCCGGCGTCTTCGCCCTGGCCGCCTTCAATCGCAGCCGCGCCGCACGCGAGGCGTTGAAGACCACGGCGGAACCGGCGTAG
- a CDS encoding aspartate-semialdehyde dehydrogenase yields the protein MGYRVAIVGATGNVGREMLNILEELEFPVDEIHAIASRKSKGVEVSFGDKTVKCQDIEQFDFSKVDIVLMSAGGAVSKEWSEKIGKAGPIVIDNSSAFRKDADVPLIVPEVNPDAIKDATKKNIIANPNCSTIQLVTALKPLHDAAKIKRVVVSTYQSVSGAGKEGMDELWNQTKAIYGLGDATPKKFPKQIAFNVIPYIGSFLEDGSTDEEKKMSDETHKMLDPDIQVTVTCVRVPVFVGHSEAVNVQFDRPIEPDEARAILREAPGVLVIDKQEHDGYITPVDAASEHAVYVSRIRKDPTVENGLNLWVVSDNLRKGAALNAVQIAQLLDETGVIKSSSGYRSITV from the coding sequence ATGGGTTATCGCGTCGCCATCGTCGGGGCCACGGGCAATGTGGGCCGCGAAATGCTGAACATCCTCGAGGAGCTGGAATTCCCCGTCGATGAAATTCACGCCATCGCCTCGCGCAAGTCCAAGGGCGTCGAGGTCTCCTTCGGCGACAAGACCGTCAAATGCCAGGACATCGAACAGTTTGACTTCTCAAAGGTCGACATCGTCCTGATGTCCGCCGGCGGCGCGGTGTCCAAGGAATGGTCCGAAAAGATCGGCAAGGCCGGTCCCATCGTGATCGACAACTCCTCGGCCTTCCGCAAGGACGCCGACGTGCCGCTGATCGTGCCCGAGGTGAACCCGGACGCCATCAAGGACGCGACCAAGAAGAACATCATCGCCAACCCCAATTGCTCGACCATCCAGCTGGTGACGGCGCTGAAGCCGCTGCACGACGCGGCCAAGATCAAGCGGGTGGTGGTCTCGACCTATCAGTCGGTGTCCGGCGCCGGCAAGGAAGGCATGGACGAGCTGTGGAACCAGACCAAGGCCATCTATGGCCTGGGCGACGCCACGCCCAAGAAGTTCCCCAAACAGATCGCCTTCAACGTCATCCCCTACATCGGTTCCTTCCTCGAGGACGGTTCCACCGACGAGGAGAAGAAGATGTCGGACGAGACGCACAAGATGCTGGACCCCGACATCCAGGTCACCGTCACCTGCGTGCGCGTGCCCGTCTTCGTGGGTCACTCCGAGGCCGTGAACGTCCAGTTCGACCGCCCCATCGAACCCGACGAGGCCCGCGCCATCCTGCGCGAGGCGCCGGGCGTGCTGGTCATCGATAAGCAGGAGCACGACGGCTATATCACCCCCGTCGACGCGGCCAGCGAACACGCCGTCTATGTCAGCCGCATCCGCAAGGACCCGACCGTCGAGAACGGCCTGAACCTTTGGGTCGTGTCCGACAACCTGCGCAAGGGCGCCGCCCTGAACGCCGTCCAGATCGCCCAGCTGCTGGACGAGACGGGCGTGATCAAGTCGTCGTCGGGATATCGTTCGATCACGGTCTGA